A portion of the Oscillospiraceae bacterium genome contains these proteins:
- a CDS encoding UDP-N-acetylglucosamine 1-carboxyvinyltransferase, which produces MEKFVITGGKPLHGEVTISGAKNAAVGILPATILAADVCVIENLPDISDVAVSLKILSTLGAQVKMLNRNTYEIDTTHLTGTNVPDDLSRQMRASYYFLGALLSRFGRAQVAMPGGCNLGPRPIDQHLKVFSALGAEDSVDYGMITVRAKELNGAHIFFDKVSVGATMNGMLSAVMAKGQTILENCAKEPHVVDLANFLNMCGADVRGAGTDVIKVRGVEKLHGCTYSIIPDQIEAGSYMVAAAATGGDVLIKNVTPKHLEPITAKLRRAGAEVEEFDDAVRVRRTGDILPLKINTMPHPGFPTDMQPLMGVLLSVAKGTSTVTESVWDNRFRYVDELRKMGASVQVDGQVAVFEGVEKLSPAPLRALDLRAGAAMVVAALMADGTSEIEEIGHIERGYENIVEKLRGLGADISKVDRVPAALEQAL; this is translated from the coding sequence GTGGAGAAATTTGTTATTACGGGTGGCAAGCCCCTGCATGGCGAGGTCACCATTTCCGGTGCAAAGAATGCGGCGGTCGGCATTCTGCCTGCTACCATTCTGGCGGCGGATGTCTGTGTGATCGAAAATCTGCCGGATATCAGTGACGTGGCGGTGAGCCTGAAGATCCTGAGCACCCTGGGCGCGCAGGTCAAGATGCTCAACCGCAACACCTATGAGATCGACACCACCCATCTGACCGGCACCAACGTGCCGGACGATCTGTCCCGTCAGATGCGTGCCAGCTACTACTTCCTGGGCGCTCTGCTGTCCCGCTTTGGCCGGGCGCAGGTGGCCATGCCCGGCGGCTGCAACCTGGGCCCCCGCCCCATCGACCAGCACCTCAAGGTGTTCAGTGCCCTGGGTGCCGAGGACAGCGTGGACTACGGCATGATCACGGTGCGTGCCAAGGAGCTCAACGGCGCACACATCTTCTTTGATAAGGTCAGTGTGGGCGCTACCATGAACGGCATGCTCTCCGCTGTGATGGCAAAGGGCCAGACCATTCTGGAAAACTGCGCCAAGGAGCCCCATGTGGTGGACCTGGCCAACTTCCTGAACATGTGCGGTGCCGACGTGCGCGGTGCCGGCACCGATGTGATCAAGGTGCGCGGTGTGGAAAAGCTGCACGGCTGCACCTACAGCATCATCCCGGACCAGATCGAGGCCGGCAGCTACATGGTGGCGGCCGCTGCCACCGGCGGCGATGTGCTGATCAAGAACGTGACCCCCAAGCATCTGGAGCCCATTACCGCCAAGCTGCGCCGTGCCGGTGCCGAGGTGGAAGAGTTCGACGATGCCGTGCGGGTACGCCGTACCGGCGACATCCTGCCCCTGAAGATCAACACCATGCCGCATCCCGGTTTTCCCACCGACATGCAGCCCCTGATGGGTGTGCTGCTGAGCGTGGCCAAGGGCACCAGCACCGTCACCGAGAGCGTGTGGGACAACCGCTTCCGCTATGTGGACGAGCTGCGCAAGATGGGTGCCAGCGTGCAGGTGGACGGTCAGGTGGCCGTGTTCGAGGGCGTGGAAAAGCTCAGCCCGGCTCCGCTGCGTGCGCTGGACCTGCGTGCCGGTGCCGCCATGGTGGTGGCTGCCCTGATGGCAGACGGCACCAGCGAGATCGAGGAGATCGGCCACATTGAGCGCGGCTACGAGAACATCGTGGAAAAGCTGCGCGGCCTGGGTGCCGACATCAGCAAGGTGGACCGTGTGCCCGCCGCGCTGGAGCAGGCCCTGTAA
- a CDS encoding DnaD domain protein: MIYRLKELQGDTIAVPQLVFSKLGIAEEYNVRVALYVLATGITDPDKICADLKLRSRISAESALSFWAGAGLLERYEENAAPGAEPSAPAPMTWAEIAAASRTDPMISSLIDCAQTGFARPLTHREMEKLVNLYVQEGFAPETVMLCVAYVASCGKRTMAAVVHELKVWRTEGVETGEQADAHLKLLALRRSREQYVSGLLGISTDELTLGGRKAIARWYEVYGYDDAMVQEAAVQAGPKRDLWYWNSILKTWNAKGLRTIHDVRGPVADAGASRNIRVDREAPSGNDFLGNSSLSASLNRLKKRSNT, encoded by the coding sequence ATGATCTACCGTTTGAAAGAACTCCAAGGCGATACCATCGCGGTGCCGCAGCTGGTATTTTCCAAGCTGGGCATCGCCGAAGAATACAACGTCCGGGTGGCTTTGTATGTACTGGCCACCGGCATCACCGACCCGGACAAGATCTGCGCAGACCTCAAGCTGCGCAGCCGCATCAGCGCCGAAAGTGCCCTGTCCTTCTGGGCCGGTGCCGGGCTGCTGGAACGCTACGAGGAAAACGCGGCCCCGGGTGCCGAGCCCAGTGCCCCCGCCCCCATGACCTGGGCCGAGATCGCCGCCGCCAGCCGCACCGACCCCATGATCTCCAGCCTGATCGACTGCGCCCAGACCGGCTTTGCCCGCCCGCTGACCCACCGCGAGATGGAAAAGCTGGTGAACCTGTATGTGCAGGAGGGTTTTGCGCCGGAGACCGTGATGCTGTGCGTGGCCTATGTGGCCAGCTGCGGCAAGCGCACCATGGCTGCCGTGGTGCATGAGCTGAAGGTCTGGCGCACCGAGGGCGTGGAGACCGGCGAGCAGGCCGACGCCCACCTCAAGCTGCTGGCCCTGCGCCGGAGCCGGGAGCAGTACGTCAGCGGCCTGCTGGGCATCTCCACCGACGAGCTCACCCTGGGCGGCCGCAAGGCCATTGCCCGCTGGTACGAGGTGTACGGCTACGATGACGCCATGGTACAGGAAGCTGCTGTGCAGGCAGGCCCCAAGCGGGACCTGTGGTACTGGAACAGCATCCTGAAAACCTGGAACGCCAAGGGCCTGCGCACCATCCACGATGTGCGGGGCCCGGTGGCCGACGCCGGAGCCAGCCGGAACATCCGGGTGGACCGCGAAGCCCCCAGCGGCAACGATTTTCTGGGCAACAGCAGCCTTTCTGCGTCGCTCAACCGGCTCAAAAAGCGCTCCAACACATAA
- a CDS encoding ATP-binding protein: MRTKNELYQEALRTVAARRQMARARAEDARAEAEAAVPALRHAEDEVRVRGLRCALAGASGKDRTEAAAALADARQKLTALLAASGRPADALEPKFSCKLCQDTGTVNGRTCSCVHKVMQQLRRQEIEQLSSLSISSFDTMELRYYPNTMDAQNGVNVRAYMGRLLDGLKQYAEDFSPTENESLMLIGNAGLGKTHAALAIAGLVLEQGHDVIYVSSPDFFGKIEASRFDPSGDADTLLRTASTADLLILDDLGTEFVTPYFITVFYSLLNNRLGAGLPTIITTNITDGALLEKRYTEKISSRLSAFIPFRFLGEDIRPQKAAE; this comes from the coding sequence ATGCGTACCAAAAACGAACTGTATCAGGAAGCTTTGCGCACTGTGGCCGCCCGGCGGCAGATGGCCCGTGCCCGTGCCGAGGATGCCCGCGCGGAGGCGGAAGCCGCCGTGCCCGCCCTGCGCCACGCCGAGGACGAGGTGCGGGTGCGGGGTCTGCGCTGCGCACTGGCCGGTGCTTCCGGCAAGGACCGCACCGAGGCCGCTGCCGCACTGGCCGATGCCCGGCAGAAGCTGACCGCCCTGCTGGCAGCCAGCGGGCGGCCTGCCGACGCGCTGGAGCCGAAATTCAGCTGTAAGCTGTGCCAGGACACCGGCACGGTCAACGGCCGCACCTGCAGCTGTGTGCACAAGGTCATGCAGCAGCTGCGCCGACAGGAGATCGAGCAGCTGTCCAGCCTGTCCATCTCCAGCTTTGACACCATGGAGCTGCGCTACTACCCCAACACAATGGATGCCCAGAACGGTGTGAACGTCCGCGCCTATATGGGCCGCCTGCTGGACGGCCTGAAGCAGTATGCCGAGGATTTTTCCCCCACCGAGAACGAAAGCCTGATGCTCATCGGCAACGCGGGCCTTGGCAAGACCCACGCTGCGCTGGCCATTGCGGGCCTTGTGCTGGAACAGGGCCACGATGTGATCTATGTGTCCAGCCCGGATTTCTTTGGCAAGATCGAAGCTTCCCGCTTTGACCCCTCTGGTGATGCCGACACTCTGCTGCGCACTGCCTCCACCGCCGACCTGCTGATCCTGGACGATCTGGGCACCGAGTTCGTCACGCCCTACTTCATCACGGTGTTCTACAGCCTGCTGAACAACCGTCTGGGTGCCGGGCTGCCCACCATCATCACCACCAACATCACCGACGGTGCCCTGCTGGAAAAACGCTATACCGAAAAAATTTCCAGCCGCCTGTCGGCGTTCATTCCCTTCCGCTTCCTAGGTGAGGACATCCGCCCCCAGAAAGCGGCGGAATAA
- a CDS encoding MBL fold metallo-hydrolase produces the protein MAEFISLYSGSSGNSSVVRCGSRYLIVDMGKGVRTTSAALKALGLAVSDCDGILVTHEHSDHVKGLSTFLKKNPLPVYGAADTLDFLDANGIVPPSCELNTLEGREEDVGAFGVQSFPTSHDVPCVGYRIHTPDGKTMTIATDLGVLTPPVHEALAGCDLVALESNYDLHMLRSGPYPYYLRSRIESTRGHLSNDECSAKLLELIQEGCKRFALCHLSQENNTPVLALQTVFNTLGAAGVVPDKDCIVQAQRRNEVSPALEF, from the coding sequence ATGGCAGAATTCATCTCATTGTATTCCGGCTCTTCCGGCAACAGCAGCGTGGTGCGCTGCGGCAGCCGGTACCTGATCGTGGACATGGGCAAGGGGGTGCGCACCACCTCGGCAGCGCTCAAGGCGCTGGGCCTTGCCGTCAGCGACTGCGACGGCATTCTGGTCACTCATGAGCACAGCGACCATGTCAAGGGGCTGTCCACCTTCCTCAAAAAGAACCCGCTGCCGGTGTACGGCGCGGCCGACACGCTGGATTTTCTGGATGCCAACGGCATCGTGCCGCCCAGCTGTGAACTGAACACGCTGGAGGGCCGGGAAGAGGACGTGGGCGCATTTGGGGTGCAGTCTTTCCCCACCAGCCATGATGTGCCCTGTGTGGGTTACCGCATCCACACCCCGGACGGCAAGACCATGACCATCGCCACCGACCTTGGCGTGCTGACGCCCCCGGTGCACGAGGCCCTTGCCGGGTGCGACCTGGTGGCGCTGGAGAGCAACTACGACCTGCACATGCTGCGCAGCGGCCCTTACCCCTACTACTTACGGTCCCGCATTGAGAGCACCCGGGGGCATCTGTCCAACGACGAGTGCTCGGCAAAACTGCTGGAGCTCATTCAGGAAGGGTGCAAGCGCTTTGCCCTGTGCCATCTCTCGCAGGAGAACAACACTCCGGTACTGGCCCTGCAGACGGTGTTCAATACGCTGGGCGCAGCGGGCGTGGTGCCGGACAAAGACTGCATCGTGCAGGCACAGCGCCGCAATGAGGTGAGCCCGGCCCTGGAATTCTGA